GACGAAGCAACTGACGAGGCAGAAGTTGTGGAACCGGCCGCTGGTCAGGGCCGTGAACGCGCGGCGGTGTTCTTCCGTGATATTCGTGTCGGGCATGGCGGCGACCTCCTCGGCGGTGGCGTTGGGGGAGCCCGGCCTCGAGCCCCCGGGACTCGCCCCGCGCCCGCCGGCCGCCACCTTCCGGCGGTGAACGGCGCGGCGGCGGAGGCCGAAGCGCCCGAGCCCGGCCAGCGGGACGGTCGCCGTCAGCGGATCAGCGAAGGTGATCGTCGTCGTTGAGCAGCTCTTCTTCCATGTCGCGAAGCGAGGAATAGCGGCCTGTGCGCGACAACCACTCGTCTATTTCGCCGTCGTCTTCCGGCAACTCGTAACGGTAGAAGGCGGACCAATCATGGTGACGGACCCCCCGCCACAGGGCGCCCGCGAGGCTTGCAGCGCCGGTCCAGACAATGGCTGCCATCCAGAGTGGGCCGATGTGCTCCGCGCCCGCGTCGAGCGCGAGGGTGGCGGCGGTGTACACGGCGGCGAGGGCGTGCCCGCCAAGCACCAGGGTGCGGGCGCGCCCGGTGATCCGGCGCACGGGGCGGTGCGGGTCGCCATCCCGAGTTTTGAATGTTCCCGTCATGTTCATGACCTCCACCTTGCCGACGGGACCGGCGCGGGCCCCGTCATCGCGCGGTGCTTCGCCCTTCCCCAACCCCGCTCCGGCTCGCGGCGAGCAGGTCGGGGTGTCGGTGCTGAGGTATCCGGTTCGCCAGCGCTAGTCCGTCCGGGCCTCAGCCACATCCATCCCGAATCTGAAGATGAGAAAGTTATGCGGCATATCAACCGCGTGACGCTGCTGGGCCATGCGGGAGACGATCCCCGGAATCCGCTCTCTCCGAGCAGCGGCGGAGCCGCCTCGTTCAGTCTGGTGATGACCGAGCGGTGGAAGTGCTGGTATCGGTATGGCGAAAGGTAGGCGTACCCGCGGCGATCTTGACTCCAGTGGCGGTTATGAACGACCAAGCGACCAATTGGGCCAGTGCCGAAGTAGTCAGTCGCGGGATGATCCGGAGAGAGTTCGTTCTAGGACCAGACCTTCCGAACGGATCAGCACCGCGACCAGCAGGGCTTGGTCAACTGTCAGACAGTCCAACCACGGCATGGGCGCGTACGTGAAACCTCGAGCACTATGTCAACGAGTTCGGCGGAGCCTCAATTCGCGGCGGGAGGACACGGCCGTGCGAATGGCCGAAGTCGCCCCGGGCTCGTGGGACTTCGGCCGATGTATGGGTTTTGTGTGTTGATCCGGTGGGTGAAGCGGTGGTTGGCGACATCGGCGAGACACCTGCGACAAGAGGCATCCGTAGGGGCACGACCGGTGACGGTGTTGGGCGTTGCCGGATCGGAGAGCAACACTAGAAGTTTGTTGGGGCCCCGCAGCCATTGGCCAGAACGGGAAGTGCCTTCTTGTTCTGCCGACTGCGGCAGCAGCAGCGGGCTCTATACCGGCCAAATCGAACCTTTACAAGTACCATCCGTCTTGTACTTTGCGGACCGGAATGTCCCCGGTCTGACGAAGGTCATCACTCGACGGTCTCGGCTACACCCTCGTCCAACTCCTCGACCGTGTCCTCGATCTTCAAGGACGCAAGATGCGGGCGGATCGCGCCTACAAGACGGTTCATGGCGTCAGTCATCAGGTCATGAGTGGCCCGCCAGGCTTCCTCAGGGTCATGGTAGCCTCCAGGAACAGCTGCCCGGATTCGACACGCCCGCTTGCCTTCCAGCCTTTGCCAACCGAGTGAACCACTGAAATCAGCCTCGATCTGGTCTTTCCTCGCGTTAAGATGATCGAAGACCTGAAGGTTTTCTTGGTTCTTGCCCTTGCCGCGATCGATGTAGACTTCGGCGCTCGCGTCTTGCTTTGTCACGACATAGTTGAAGCCGATCCCGCGCACTCCTGAACCAAGGCCGATCCAGGAATACTTGCCGGGTGTGATGTGGCGATGAAGTTTGGCGTCCGGGTGCTGCACGATCTGGGACCACCACCTGTGTCGTAGGTGATCGCGTTCACTCAGTTCCTGTTTGTTACGCCCGATCGACTTTCCTTCCTCAGAGGGTCCAACAATCAGAGTCAGCAGCGGGGCGGGTGGGGAGTTCTCGATCCGGATCGCCTCGATCTTCAGAAGGTAGAAGTCAGCGCTGGAGGACTCGTTGAGCCAATTCAGGGCGGCCACATGTTCTGGGCGGGGGTCCGCTACAATCCAGACGGCGGAACTCGCTTGCATTGCCGTCAGGTAGGTAATCAGCTTGCCCAGGTGGTCGTGGTCACTCTTCTCGAGCTGGTTTTCGATGATGATCGACGATCCAGCCTCGTCCTCGGCGACAAGATCGACGCTCAACGTGCTTTCCGTCTTCTTCTCCCGCTCGGCGTTGACGATGGTCCGGTCGATCGCTTCGCTCAAGACATCGATGTTCTCCTCCAGCCACTGAGTGAAGTCGTAGGCTTCATGAGGCCATACATCGCGAAGTGGTACTCGCTCAATTTTTGCAATCATGCTCGATCCTTCCGTAACACGGCATGGCGCCGACTCGGGCTCCCATGGGTCCTACCCCTTAGTCGAAGCCAACGCCTTCAAGATACCGGGAGGCAACTGCGCGTGGCTATATGATCTGTGAGGGGTGAGTTCAGGACGGACTCGGTGGCTTCTCATTCCCAACGTGGCAGAACGGTTGGTCTAGTAGCTTTCCTCGGTAGTCTCGTCGGGAAACGGCCAGAAATGTGGCGGCACGGGAACACGGTGATGGCGGCTGGCCAAAATGACCAAAGGCCAGAGACCGTGTGTAACAGCGGACAAAGACCAGAATTCTCTGCTTGCGTTGCACTCTGCTTTGATTGGTGAAAGCACGTCTTTGCAACTGCGCTTTATCGCGATGTCGGTGAAAGCCAAGCCATGGTTCACGTTTCCACGATAAAGGAGGGATTCCGTGTCGGTACCTGGATACAAGAGTTGCAGGGTAGAGTGTTTGTAACGTCCCGCGACGAAATCCGTAAGCAGTCCCAGCGTCTCGGTGTCGTTCGTTGCTGCCGCCCAAACCGAAAGCGTCGGGACGAGAATGCTGCCCGCAGTGGCGTCATTGCGGTACTCGGCATTGTCCCTGGGATGTTCGATGAGATCGCCATACTCTTCATAGACGCACGGATAAGGGGCATGAGAGTCAAAGGCGAAGGCCGTTGCTTGCGCGATCTGCCCAATCCATTGTCGGATCACATCACCGTACCCCACCCTGTCGAGGAAGAGGCACGCGATATTGATGTCGGTCGCTTGGCTATCCTTGATCGGCGACCGTAGAATCGGGTTGTTCCCGATCATATCCGCCAGGAGCTGGGCTTGGGACTGGAGAGCGTTTCTGACGGCTTCTTGTTGATCGGCGTTACCTTGTTGGCCGAGTCGATCTGCAATGTGCAAGAGCCAATGTCCTCGCATACCTATGCGTCCAACTAGTTCGAAGAGCCTCAGGTTTACGTCGAGCGATGCATGGCTGGGCACGGCTGAAGACAATCCGTGCAGTATCCTGGCTCTGGGCTCAACGTAACGCGAGATGTAGTCGTCTGCAATCAGGCCGTGCAGTGAAATGAGTCTCTCCATCGATTGTATCAATTGCCGTGCCGGCTTTGACTTGCCGATGATGTGGTTCTTGACCAAGTGCCATGCCATCAAGACGGCGCGCTCACTCGACAGGTAGGCGGCTTCGGTGTTGTCGGCGGTGCGCGACCAGACGTACAGGGTCCACAGGCCGAGGTATATCCGGCGGATTGCCGTGAGACGAGCCGGGCGAGTCGCCTTGCACTGATCGACGATCGCGGTGACAAAACGACTAAAGTGTCCGAAACTGGCGTCGGGTTCATCGGCCAACGCGATCGATTTTCGGAGATCAGATCGCGAGTTTTCAGGAAGAGCATTCTCGCGCAGGATACCCGACAGCAGCAGATCGGCAAGGCGATCGCCATTCCAAACATCGAAAGAGATACGGTCACGCGTGTTTTGGCGGATAAAACCCTCGACATCGGTCCTCACATCCTCGTGTAGCTCACCGCCAATGCACAAGACAACAACCACCGGAAGGTTGCTGTACCGCTTTGGGATCTGATTAGGAACGTAAACGTCGAGGATTTGATTGAGCGAGGTCCGAAGGGATTGTGGCCCAACATCCCAGCCTGAGCGCCTGAGGTCTCCGGGCTTGATTGAGAGCAGAAAGACCTTCCGGTTGCCGTCACCATCACTGCCAACTGCGGCGACGTCAACGCCGTATTGCTTCGTTCCTGTCGCGGGTCGGGATATCACAGACAAGCCGAGCTCACTGAGGAGATCTGGCATGATGACGTCGAGTTCTCCCCGTTCTTTCAAGGAGGCCAAGTATTCGACAAAGATGAGTTTCATTGTGGCCGGGGCTCTAGCCGGAAGCGGAATAAGGCAAATCTGAGTCCGACTGGATCGATCAATTCAAGGCGCGGAATCTCAACCTGGTGCTCAAAGCTCGCCATAGACGTCTCCTGTCGGCGAGGGTTGCTTCCATCTCCGGCATAGGCATGGAAGATCATTCCTGTACCATAGAGCAGCGTTGACCGGTGAACCAGTTGCGACATTATTGATTGTTCCATCGCTTGTTTCTGGATACGACGCGACAAATCAGCTTGTCGGAATCCCTGCAATTGACGGGCCCTTTCGCTAGGCCGAAACGCCTCGCAAGTTCCCAATCGTTCAAGATCCCGGAAATATTGTTCGGTTACTTTTACCAACCGACTCACGGATACTTGTGCTGCATCGCTCTCTATGATCGCCGTTTCCATCTGCGTGATTGCGCTCGGATAGTTGACTAGCAGATGGTACGATATCAGTTGTTCCAGTTCGGCGCGGCCGTTGTCAGGAACGGCTCTGAGGCAGGAGAGAAGCACGGCTGTTGCCGCTTCCTGCCTAAGGAAGAGGTAACCGAGCGTCTTTCGGGCGAGGAACAGAATCCATGCAGTATCGAGGGCAAACGGTGTGAGATCAACCTCGAGGCCGTTGGGCACGTCGCTATACGGCAGTAGCCTTTCGGCAAGGGTGCAGAGTCGATGATCGCCGGTCAAGAGCAAGGAGACCACGTACCATCCCAATACGTGGCCGGGTTGTTCGCTGATCCTGTGCTGGAAATAGGGTAGCGCACCGAGATCAACAGCGTCTTCATCGGCACTCATCAGGCCTTTGAGCACGCTGATCACACGCTCCTGATCCCCGCCAAGGTCCCACTGTCCGAGGGTCGCATCGATTGCTCGGAGTGTGGCGCTCTCGTCTTTCTTCGTGTTCTGGAGAGCTTCAAAGCTGACATCAGTCATTTTAGTCGTATAGCGGCGCCAGCCAGTCTGGAGGCCAGATGCGATTGCGTAGCGCACTTCTGGCGCTGGAATACGAGAGGCCGTTACCAAGAGCGGCTCCACCAAACACACGCACTCATCGCGTAACCGTTCGACCAGGCGCAGTGCGGCTCCGATCGCAACGGCCGCTTCACGATCAGAACTCGGTGACTCAAGCGAGTCGTTGAAGCGTTGGATTATAAGTGCGAGAGTTTCGTCGTCTTCCGGGAGCTCCATTTGGCCAAGGGCGTGAAGGGCGTCGAGCCGAACATGGGACTGTGATTGACGCGACAGATCAAGCGCTTCTCCTACGAACTTGCTGGAGTCACGGGTCGCACCGGCGACCAGGACATGGTGGGTGATTCCGGTCTCGATGGTCATGTCGCGGCGAATCCAAGCCAAACCTTTAACAAGGCGCTGGTCGTCCAACTTGAACCAGTTGCGAAGGGCTTTGTAAACCAGCGCCGCGGCGTGGTCTCCATTGGCTTTGTCGAAAAGAGCTTTACACGTCGCCGTAGCATCTTCGACGGGGCACTCTACTTGTGGCAAGATCTTGCAGAATACTCCTTGAGCCCGGAAGAAGGTTGGGCCAGATACGGTATCCAACTCATCGCATCGGTAGAT
This sequence is a window from Deltaproteobacteria bacterium. Protein-coding genes within it:
- a CDS encoding chemotaxis protein gives rise to the protein MKLIFVEYLASLKERGELDVIMPDLLSELGLSVISRPATGTKQYGVDVAAVGSDGDGNRKVFLLSIKPGDLRRSGWDVGPQSLRTSLNQILDVYVPNQIPKRYSNLPVVVVLCIGGELHEDVRTDVEGFIRQNTRDRISFDVWNGDRLADLLLSGILRENALPENSRSDLRKSIALADEPDASFGHFSRFVTAIVDQCKATRPARLTAIRRIYLGLWTLYVWSRTADNTEAAYLSSERAVLMAWHLVKNHIIGKSKPARQLIQSMERLISLHGLIADDYISRYVEPRARILHGLSSAVPSHASLDVNLRLFELVGRIGMRGHWLLHIADRLGQQGNADQQEAVRNALQSQAQLLADMIGNNPILRSPIKDSQATDINIACLFLDRVGYGDVIRQWIGQIAQATAFAFDSHAPYPCVYEEYGDLIEHPRDNAEYRNDATAGSILVPTLSVWAAATNDTETLGLLTDFVAGRYKHSTLQLLYPGTDTESLLYRGNVNHGLAFTDIAIKRSCKDVLSPIKAECNASREFWSLSAVTHGLWPLVILASRHHRVPVPPHFWPFPDETTEESY
- a CDS encoding DUF4268 domain-containing protein; amino-acid sequence: MIAKIERVPLRDVWPHEAYDFTQWLEENIDVLSEAIDRTIVNAEREKKTESTLSVDLVAEDEAGSSIIIENQLEKSDHDHLGKLITYLTAMQASSAVWIVADPRPEHVAALNWLNESSSADFYLLKIEAIRIENSPPAPLLTLIVGPSEEGKSIGRNKQELSERDHLRHRWWSQIVQHPDAKLHRHITPGKYSWIGLGSGVRGIGFNYVVTKQDASAEVYIDRGKGKNQENLQVFDHLNARKDQIEADFSGSLGWQRLEGKRACRIRAAVPGGYHDPEEAWRATHDLMTDAMNRLVGAIRPHLASLKIEDTVEELDEGVAETVE